Within Flavobacterium pisciphilum, the genomic segment TAGCTTATTTGATGAAAATTACCTTTCCCAAATTATAATGGCAATTATCACAATAAATGCTTGGAACAGAGTTGCGGTAACAACCGAAATGAAACCACAATTAAGTTACTAATAGCTTTAAAAACCCATATTACTCCTATCATAAACTCATCTAAAACCTTGAAGTTTAGATGAGTTTTTTTATGTAAAAAAATTAAGAGCCTATTTCTATACATAAGCAAAATATTATAAACAATATTTTTTACATTATTATTTTATTGCCAAATTATTAAAATTAAATACAAATTTTAATAAATACGCAACATTAACAATTTATCATTTAAATTCATTGCATTATTCAATTATCTTTGTGTAAATAAAATTATAGTATAATGGAAGAATGTATATCGGTTTTTGATATGCTTAAGATTGGTGTAGGACCTTCAAGTTCGCACACTCTAGGACCTTGGCGTGCAGCAGAACGTTTTCTTGCTGAATTAAAAAGTGAAAATCTGTTTTCTCAAATCACTCGTGTAAAAGTAGATTTGTATGGTTCTCTTTCCTTAACCGGAAAAGGACATGCTACAGATCTAGCAGTTATGTTAGGATTAAGCGGTCAAGATCCCGAATATATCCCAATAAATGATATTGCTGGAATTATCAAATCTATCGAAGAAACCAATACAATTGTACTTGGAAACGAGATTACAATTCCGTTTTTCTTTTTGCAAGACATTGTTTTTAATAAAGAGTTCTTGCCTTTTCATGCTAATGGTTTAAAATTTACAGCTTACGACCAAAATGATTCTGAGTATGAATCTATTTTCTATTCTATTGGAGGAGGCTTTGTAGTAAAAGAAGAGCGTGAAAATGCTAAAATTAAATCGGAGATAAAATGTGCTTTTCCATTTCCTATACAAAACGCTGCAGAACTTTTAAATTATACCGTTACTCAAAACAAATCCATTTCGGAAATTGTTTATGAGAATGAAAAATCAATGCGTTCCGAAGAATTCATTAATAACGAATTAATGCGTATTTGGAATACAATGCTAGAATGCATGTATATTGGTTGTCACTCTGAAGGAATACTTCCGGGTGGATTAAATGTACGTCGTAGAGCATTTGATATGCATCAAAACCTCATCGGTTTATCTAACTACAATTCTCCACAAACATGGTTAGAAGAAATAAGAAAAACCGAAGTTAAATTTCGTCAAATCCTAAAATGGGTAAGCTGCTTTGCACTTGCAGTAAACGAAGTAAACGCTGCATTAGGTCGTGTAGTAACTGCACCAACTAATGGAAGTGCTGGTGTAATTCCTGCCGTTTTAATGTATTATTTAGTAATCGAAAATCATAACGCAGGCGAAAAAGAAATCAAACAATTCTTGATGGTAGCTGGCGAAATAGGAAGTATATTCAAAAAAGGGTCTACAATTTCTGCCGCAATGGGTGGTTGTCAAGCTGAAATTGGTGTTTCATCATCAATGGCTGCAGCAGCACTTTGCGAACTAATGGGCGGAACTCCTGCACAAGTTTTAATGGCTGCCGAAATCGCTATGGAACATCACTTAGGTTTAACCTGCGATCCTATCGGAGGCTTAGTTCAGATTCCGTGTATCGAAAGAAACACAATGGGAGCAATAAAAGCTATCAACGCAGCTGAATTAGCTCTAGAAACTGATTCAAAAAATGCAAAAGTGCCTCTTGATAAAGTTATCGATACTATGTGGCAAACTGCAAAAGATATGAATTCAAAATATAAAGAAACTTCTGAAGGAGGATTAGCAATTGCTGTGAATATGGCGGATTGTTAATATGTGAAACGTTTTCAGTAAAAAGTAATCCGTATTATCGGCTATTCACTTTTTACTGAAAACTTTTTACTTTAATTATGCTTTAACCAATTTAAACCAGAAAGAGCTACCAAGTCCTAATTCGCTTTCTACACCAATTGTTCCATTTTGTGCTTCAATAAATTCTTTACTTATCGATAGACCTAATCCTGTTCCTGATTTATGACTTCCGGGAATTTGAAAAAACTTATCGAATACTTTAGACTTATAGTGACTATCGATTCCTTTTCCGGTATCTACAACCTCAAAAACAATCTGATTTTTTTCTTTTTTTAGTTTAACTGTAATGCTACTTTTTTCATATGAATACCGAATTGCATTCGTCAAGAAATTAATCATCACCCAAGTCGTTTTCTCAGAATCAGCTTTTATATCTACAAGGTTGGGTTCGCTTTCAATAATAAGTTCAATTTGTTTTTGTTCGGCTTGTACTTTCACAGCCTCAATCGCATATTCAATTACTTTATACGGGCTACATTGCCCAATATTAAGCTTGATATTACCTGTTTCTAGTTGTGCCAAGTCTAGCAATTCACCTGTAATTTTAAGCAAGCGTTGACTGTCATCCTTAATACTATCAATTAATTGTTTTTGCTCCTCATTGATGCTACCTGTATTTGGTTTTTCTAATAATTGAAGACTTAATTTAATTGATGAGATAGGTGTTTTTAACTCGTGAGAGACTGTTGCTATAAAATTGGTTTTTGCAAAATCAAGCTCTTTAAACAGTGTTATATTTCGTAAAATAATTACTTCTCCTATATTAATCGATTCGTCCTCTCCCGTTGGAGTAATTGCAATATTAACTTTCTCTTTATCAAAATAACTTTCTTTCCCATCGGCAAAAATCTTCATCGGATGTGCTTTGGTACTTTCCATATCATTGATAATTAAAGATTTCATCAAGTCATTTTTTAAAGCTAAAGTGGTAGCCAATTCACCGATTACCTCTTCAGATTTCATTCCAATAATCTTAAGTGCTTCATCATTTACAAACAAAACTGTCCCTTGATTATCCAGCCCAATTATTGGGTCATGCATATTATTTATCAAAGTCTCTAATCGTTTCTTCTCAAATGATAACTTATATAAATTACTATCATGATATTCCTTGAGCTTCTCTGCCATTGTATTAAACGATTTTGCTAAATCACCAAACTCATTATGATTCAGAAAATGCACGCGTTCCAAATAGTTTTTATTGGCAATTTGTTTAATACTCTCCGTCAATTCTTTAATTGGATTTGCAATATTGTTGGGCAAATTAATCAATAAATTAAATGCAATCAAAAAACAAAGTGTACCAACAATTGCAATAGAAAAATTAGCAGTTTCAGCAGTTTTCTTTGCAATATCACCTTTCAGTTTCATTGCATCCATATTGAGTTTCATAATAGCGAAAATATCTTGGCGCACCTGACTTTTTAATGTCTCGTTATTCCAATTATTTTCTAGCTTGTTAAAACTTTCCTGTAAATTTCTTGTTGCTTTATCTTCACCATTTTCGGTCACATTAGCAATTTGCTTTGTCAAATTATCTTTAAAAAAAACAATTGATTTATTTTCAGTATCATTTGCCACATCAAGTGAAGTCAGCATATTCCTAGAATATTCTAATGTGTTATAATTTGCTTTCAAAATATTTTCAGTGTCCTCTTTTATCAAAAAAATATAAAAGGCGCTTACTAATGAAAGAATAATTATCATTAAAAATAATAATCCAACACCCAGATTTAATTTTGTTTTAATTTTCATGAAATTAATTTTGTGAAAGTTTTTTGTAAATGGTAAAACGAACTTTTAATCCCTATCCTATTTATGGCGGCTATTTTATATTTCTTATAAAACATCTCCCTTTAAGATAAAACAACAAGGTCAACATTCGATAAAGAAAGACGGCTCAATAAACGCCTAAAAATTGATGTTGCCAAAATTACCTTAAATAGATTAAAATGTGGCTTCCCAATGCAAACAGTTGTAATTTGTTTTTCTTCTACAACAGTAAGTATCGTATCCGTAATATTAGTACTTGCTAATTTAATTACTTCGGCACCGAGTTCAGTTGCTAATTTAAAATTATTAATCAAATGGCGTTGTTTATCAAGTGCTATTTTATCACTACTTTCTTTTGGTAATTGTACATATAACACATACCAATCACTATTATAATAACTAGCCAATCGAGCTGTTTTTCTAATAATATTCTTTGCTGTTTTATCATTACTACTGATACATGCCAATAATTTTTCGTGTCGTAACGCCTGAGTCTTTGGAACCTCATTTTCTACTTTTCGAACAACCTGACTCGCTACTTCTTTAAGAGCCAATTCTCGAAGTTGCAAAATTTGATCGGACTTAAAAAAGTTGTTTAATGCAGTCTGAATTTTATCTGCTGTGTAAATTTTTCCTTCTTTCAAGCGATCAATCAAATCTTCTGAGGTCAAATCGATATTTACAACCTCATCTGCCAATCGCAATACATTATCAGGAATGCGCTCTTTAACATCAACATTTGTAATTCGTTTTACGTCTTGGTTTAAACTTTCAATATGCTGAATATTAACTGCCGAAATAACATTTATTCCAGATTCTAAAATCTCCAAAACATCTTGCCAACGTTTTTCATTCTTGCTCCCTTCTATATTCGTATGTGCTAATTCGTCTACAATTACCACCTCTGGTCGCAAATTAATAATGGCTTGCACGTCCATTTCCTCCAATTGCTTCCCTTTATAAAAAATAGAGCGACGAGGAATAACAGGCAAACCATCCAACAATTCATGTGTTTCCTTACGATTATGCGTTTCTATGTATCCAATTTTTACATCAATTCCATTTTTCAATAACGTATGCGCTTCCTGTAGCATACGAAAAGTTTTGCCTACACCAGCACTCATGCCAATGTAGACCTTAAACTTTCCTTTACGGGATTTTTGAATTAAATCAAGGAAGTGCTTGACGTTATTTTCCTTTTCGTTATCCATTATTTTATTGCGTTATGCTATAAGCAGTAAGCTTTAAACAACATGACTTTTAAAAACCTATTGCTTAAAGCTTACTAACCTAAAGTTAAAGAGAAATTGCCAAAGAAGTCGTCAAAAACACGTTACTATTCGTTGGATTATTATT encodes:
- a CDS encoding L-serine ammonia-lyase, whose protein sequence is MEECISVFDMLKIGVGPSSSHTLGPWRAAERFLAELKSENLFSQITRVKVDLYGSLSLTGKGHATDLAVMLGLSGQDPEYIPINDIAGIIKSIEETNTIVLGNEITIPFFFLQDIVFNKEFLPFHANGLKFTAYDQNDSEYESIFYSIGGGFVVKEERENAKIKSEIKCAFPFPIQNAAELLNYTVTQNKSISEIVYENEKSMRSEEFINNELMRIWNTMLECMYIGCHSEGILPGGLNVRRRAFDMHQNLIGLSNYNSPQTWLEEIRKTEVKFRQILKWVSCFALAVNEVNAALGRVVTAPTNGSAGVIPAVLMYYLVIENHNAGEKEIKQFLMVAGEIGSIFKKGSTISAAMGGCQAEIGVSSSMAAAALCELMGGTPAQVLMAAEIAMEHHLGLTCDPIGGLVQIPCIERNTMGAIKAINAAELALETDSKNAKVPLDKVIDTMWQTAKDMNSKYKETSEGGLAIAVNMADC
- a CDS encoding ATP-binding protein; this translates as MKIKTKLNLGVGLLFLMIIILSLVSAFYIFLIKEDTENILKANYNTLEYSRNMLTSLDVANDTENKSIVFFKDNLTKQIANVTENGEDKATRNLQESFNKLENNWNNETLKSQVRQDIFAIMKLNMDAMKLKGDIAKKTAETANFSIAIVGTLCFLIAFNLLINLPNNIANPIKELTESIKQIANKNYLERVHFLNHNEFGDLAKSFNTMAEKLKEYHDSNLYKLSFEKKRLETLINNMHDPIIGLDNQGTVLFVNDEALKIIGMKSEEVIGELATTLALKNDLMKSLIINDMESTKAHPMKIFADGKESYFDKEKVNIAITPTGEDESINIGEVIILRNITLFKELDFAKTNFIATVSHELKTPISSIKLSLQLLEKPNTGSINEEQKQLIDSIKDDSQRLLKITGELLDLAQLETGNIKLNIGQCSPYKVIEYAIEAVKVQAEQKQIELIIESEPNLVDIKADSEKTTWVMINFLTNAIRYSYEKSSITVKLKKEKNQIVFEVVDTGKGIDSHYKSKVFDKFFQIPGSHKSGTGLGLSISKEFIEAQNGTIGVESELGLGSSFWFKLVKA
- a CDS encoding sensor protein KdpD → MDNEKENNVKHFLDLIQKSRKGKFKVYIGMSAGVGKTFRMLQEAHTLLKNGIDVKIGYIETHNRKETHELLDGLPVIPRRSIFYKGKQLEEMDVQAIINLRPEVVIVDELAHTNIEGSKNEKRWQDVLEILESGINVISAVNIQHIESLNQDVKRITNVDVKERIPDNVLRLADEVVNIDLTSEDLIDRLKEGKIYTADKIQTALNNFFKSDQILQLRELALKEVASQVVRKVENEVPKTQALRHEKLLACISSNDKTAKNIIRKTARLASYYNSDWYVLYVQLPKESSDKIALDKQRHLINNFKLATELGAEVIKLASTNITDTILTVVEEKQITTVCIGKPHFNLFKVILATSIFRRLLSRLSLSNVDLVVLS